In Pangasianodon hypophthalmus isolate fPanHyp1 chromosome 5, fPanHyp1.pri, whole genome shotgun sequence, the DNA window GGCTAAACCCCAGACACTTGTAGTGCATCGTAACTATTAGAGCGTCAAGTGATCGCAGTCCACACTTCAGTGACGTCTGTAGTGATTCTGATCGATTCACGTGAGGTAAGtgatctctgtataaatcatATAGCTGTCTTCGTGAAATGTGCACACTCTCATGACACTAAAACCCTCATGCCTACTACACACATCTGCATCTTAGTGCTCTGCGCCTTAAATCCTGGGTTTGGTTTGAGACGATAGAAAAGAGCGAGTGGctcctggagtgtctttatcAAATCAGACGGGATAAACATTAACTATTATATCTATTATACCTGTGGGTCATTTAATAGAATTTAAAATACATCATAATCGTGTACGGATCCGAACTAATATCCTAGAGACACTCCAGGAATAATTACATTATCTCACTTCCTCATGGAAAACTAATCCAGTCTGAACAGGGCTTTAgatagattattttatttatttattttttttttttcaatgatcACACTGTCGTTATAAACtgaaagagcgagagagtggCTGCGAGCAAAGGTGGCGTGCAGAGACGAAAAAAAAAGACGTTTAATTGTTACATTTCTGAAAAAGTAAAAGATCGACCCATGTGGCAGTGATGTAGAGCTCGACCATTTAcatcagctgttcaacaaatagtaaagtcctcattcacatctccatacattttaaattacgTTTAAATGCTAATTAACTCTTTAGAGTGACCAACAGTCAAATAattgttgctatttgacagatataagccgaCCGCGCCTTTCTGGATGTCACGCAGTCGTGATGCAGAGCACTCACTGCCCCGTTTAGCTTCCACAGAGTTACTATTGCACCTAGGCGTAAGAAATGGGAAGCGCTAATAGAGgtccactggggcaggaatcacgctgccccatgctcgggGGAGGAGCAGTTAATGACAGCGTTACTAAACTGGGCTAGTTTAAACTCAGCTGCTAAGATCTTAAACATATAAATTTCcataaacaaaggcaaagtgtaaatgcagacagtgtgtctatattgtacagaaccatttctatttgTATGATCCATTTTGCAAAGATtaggagagggaaagggggattacagagtggataatgtctgtacatcagaaatgcgtgcgcactaCAGTGACGTTGTTTCTCTTCGCAAAGGttgagagacaaaaaaagaagaaaaatttgtCTCTTTTGAAATGACCCAACCGTTTCAGgtcttctgtgtgttttttttgctgaaatctggcaaccctaccTGCTGTTTTGAACACACCTGAACAAAGGTACGTATAAAAGCGCGCTGCTGATGATTGGAtattagtaaaatattaaattcgctagatagtagcctatagcattaGACAAGCGTGATAACCTgttaactttttaaattttgtttgctGTACGTCGTTATTAATATCGTCCTGCCTCAGCAAAATCGACGGTGTGTATCTATGGACACTGTACCACCTCGAATCGTAAGATAAAACCATGTGCAACttcacagaataaaataaaaggaagatGTGCGTGTAGTCGGTGCTTTTCCTCCGCACGTTGGACCGAATCAGTGAGTAGGTTTGTTTATAGCAGATGAGGGGGTGCAAGTGGGTGTGAGTTCCTCGGAGTATCCATTAACTTGAAAACTGTTACGGTGACATTTTTCCTAATCAAGAAAGACACATAGTGCAGACGGCAGAGAAGACAACATCAGCACATTTATGTAAAAGCACACAGATTGAAACATTTATGAaaagcgaacacacacacatgaattaTGCATGACATTCTTACGAATCAATATCGTATGATGGAGTTGGAGCAGCTCGCCTGAAAGACGACAGAACGGAACAACAAAAAGCTTTTCCATCACATACATCTgtctgagagtgagagagagagagagagagcgagagagacagacagagagacagagagagtgagagacagagagagacagagtgagacagaaattgagagagagagacagagaaagagtgagagaaagagacagacacagacagagagagagtgagtgtgtgtgtgtgtgtgtatgtgtgtgagagagagagcgagacagagagagacagagacagggtgagacagagagagcgaaagaCGGCGAgagagtgacagtgtgtgtgtgtgtgtgtgtgtgtgtgtgtgtgtgtgtgtgtgagtgagtgagtgagagagagagagagagagagagagagagagagagagagagagagagagagagagactgagagaaagagagagagagactgagagaaagggtgaaagacagagacagagacaccgagagagacagagagagagacagagtgagacagagagagtgaaagacagagagagagtgagagtgtgtgtgtgtgtgtgtgtgtgtgtgtgtgtgtgtatgtgagagagagagagagagagagagagagacagagagactgagagactgagagaaagagagagagaaagggtgaaagacagagacagagacaccgagagagacagagagagacagagtgagatagagagagtgaaagacagagagagagtgagagcgtgtgtatgtgagagagagagagagagagagagagagaaagagagagagagagagagacagagggtgaaagacagagacagagacagagagagagagagacagagagatagatagagagagtgaccgagagagatagagagacagagagagagagtgagtgagagagagagatacacaaagacagacagagagagacagagagagacagagagatagatagagagagtgagcgagagagatagagagagagacagagagagagagtgagagagtgagagacagagacagcgagagagagagagagagagagagagagagagagtgagagagatacacagagacagacagagagagacagagagatagatagagagagtgagcgagagagatagagagagagtgagagagtgagagacagagacagcgagagagagagagagagagagagagagagagatacacagagacagacagagagagacagagagagacagagagatagatagagagagtgagcgagagagatagagagagagtgagagagtgagagacagagacagcgagagagagagagtgagtgagagagagagacacagagacagacagagagagacagagagatagatagagagagtgagcgagagagagacagacagagagagatagagagagagagacagtactGACCAGTGGGGTCCAGCCAGCGTGGTCCTTCAGGTTGGGGTCGGCTCCCTGCTCCAGGAGCGATCTCGTCAGCTCCACGTCACCCTGCACAtcacaaatgaatgaattaaattacTTTCATACTGAcaccattttctcattttccatCTAATTCATACTTTTCCAGGTTTTCCAGGACACATCTGAGTTTCTCAGACTACACAACCACATATCACAATCACATCACAATCACATATCACAATCCACATATCACAATCACATATCACAATCACATATCACAATCCACATATGAGGATACAGGACTACACAACCACATATCACAATCACATCACAACCACATATCACAATCCACATATGAGGATACAGGACTACACAACCACATATCACAATCACATCACAACCACATATCACAATCACATCACAACCACATATCACAATCCACATATGAGGATACAGGACTACACAACCTTCTCAGAGAAATCCAACAAAAACAGACCTTAATGGCAGCGAGGTGCAGACGCGTCTCTCCTTTATGATTCCTCTTCATGTAGGCGGGGCTAGTCTGACTCCTCCCAGTGGCAGGAGAGCTCCCTGGGGTTTCCTTCCCTTTCCTTTCTTCTACAGATCTTTCAGGAATGCTGGAATACGGAGAGGTGTCTGGAGATGGACCtgatctcctcctcctcctcaccctCTGGCCTGGAGATAGTCTGGGACGCTTCGGGGTGCTCTGTGGGCTTCCACCTTGTGGTCTGGATCTTTTTGGAGAAGAATGTTGTTGGATCTCAGAGAGAGCTTGATCAGGTGTCTTCTCCGTCCCGTCCTTCAGGATGCTCCTCCTCCTCGTTGGACTGAGGACTATTTTCTCATCCTGAGGAACCTCCACGTCCTGTTCAGCTCTTGGACACTGGAAGGACACCCTCTTCCCGCTCCTCGCCTCGTTCTGGTTCGCTGAATCCTCCTCGTTCTCCACCGTACCATCCTTCCCAATCCCCCACTGCTGGTTCACGGCCTCCAGCCTCATCTTCTTTTCCTTACTCTGAACCCTGGAGCCTCGGACCTGCTTCCTAACCATGCTCTTTcgtttctttcgttctttcttcttcttcttcttctctttccgTTCAGTGCCTCCTCTCGCCCTGGGAGGTGTGGAGGAGCCCGAATCCTGAGAGGAGGAGGTGAAGTTGAAGACGGACAGGACGCTGGAGTCAGAGCGCTCTGGCGCCGACGGATTCGAGTCTGATGGGTTCTCCACTCGACAGCGCACTTTACGGCTCTTTGGACTGAACCAGATCTTGAAGTTCTTCTTCTTGGTGAGGATAGCGGGTTCCGTCGAGGGTGCTGAAGAATCAGCGGGAGGCTCTGAAAAGTACATCAATCAGGTATAAGATGAtgttcatggaaggagtctccagtgtcagaggttaaagttgtaactttaagtttaaccctttcatgtaCGGCGTCCACAATCATGGACTTTTAAAGAAATATGTAAGACGTAATTCACCTCCAAACCAATCCACTGCCTCCATCCGACACTGTCGGCCATGTTGGAATGGGAGGAGCCACAAAATGGCTGACGGTGTCAGATGGAGAACATCACAGGCATTTCTGTCtaaactttctacacaaaaaggtttatttaattttttaaacatgagcACTTGCTTAATAAGACgtcatataaatgtatttttttatttcttatttctcatATAATCttgtgcaattaaaaaaaactgttttagatGTAAAACGTTGCACATATTTTTcagcagtaattttttttatctcgtTTTACTCCTCTGATGTCATGCCTGATTCACTTTTTAGaatatttctaatttaatttgaatccaCATGCAAATTACTGAGTTATAAATCCATCTAAACATCTAGATATGTAAAGTAAAAGTTATAATGAAAGGGTTAAGTAAGTAAAAACACAGAGGACACTCAGTCTCTAAATAAACACCTACACACTGGTGCATGTGTGATAAAGGGCAATAAATGTACACAGTGCTTGAAACCTTGCCAACAACGTGCTGTATTAGCACTGATTAACCTTGCAGATGTTATTTCATGacatacagaaaaagaaaatatgagtATATAATGAAAAAACCTAATATCTAGTGGTGTTTAATATGCTGCCCTGTCCGTCTCTGAGCAGAGCTACGAGCTAAAGACCACCGTGACTAATTACATCACGTAATTATAGTCATTAGCAGAGCTGAATTTTAGCCagatatttgcatatatttttttttcccctacgtTTAATTTTGAGGAGGTAATATTCAGCCGGAATGTTCTAGCTGAGCGAGATGGAGGAGTTAAAGTTCCCGTGAAATTGTTGACTCTAAAAAATTTCAATGTTACTTTAACAGGCTGCTCGGTGCTGTACGGTGCGTGATGCTCAGTGCTTTATGGCGCGTGACGCTCAGTGCCTGATGCTCAATGATGTATGACGCTCGGTGCTGTACAGTGCGTGACGCTCGGTGCTGTACGGTGCGTGACGCTCGGTGCTGTACGGTGCGTGACGCTCGGTGCTGTACGGTGCGTGACGCTCGGTGCTGTACGGTGCGTGACGCTCGGTGCTGTACGGTGCGTGACGCTCGGTGCTGTATGGCTCATGACGCTCTGTGATGCTCGGTGCTGTACAATGCGTGATGAACAAGGCGTGATGCTCGGTGCTGTATGATGTGTGACGCTCGGTGCTGTATGATGTGTGATGCTCGGTGCTGTATGATGTGTGATGCTCGGTGCTGTATGATGCGTGACGCTCGGTGCTGTACGATTTATGACGCTCGGTGCTGTACGATTTATGACGCTCGGTGCTGTACGATGTATGACGCTCGGTGCTGTATGATGTGTGATGCTCGGTGCTGTATGATGCGTGACGCTCGGTGCTGTACGATTTATGACGCTCGGTGCTGTACGATTTATGACGCTCGGTGCTGTATGATGCGTGACGCTCGGTGCTGTATGATGCGTGACGCTCGGTGCTGTACGATGTATGATGCTCGGTGCTGTACGATGTATGACGCTCGGTGCTGTACGGTGCGTGACGCTCGGTGCTGTATGATGCGTGACCCTCGGTGCTGTATGATGTGTGACGCTCGGTGCTGTACGGTGTGTGATGCTCGGTGCTGTATGATGCGTGACCCTCTGTGCTGTATGATGTGTGATGCTCGGTGCTGTATGATGTGTGACGCTCGGTGCTGTACGGTGCGTGACCCCTCGGTGCTGTACGGTGCGTGACCCTCGGTGCTGTACGGTGCGTGACGCTCGGTGCTGTATGATGTGTGACGCTCGGTGCTGTATGGTGCGTGATGCTCGGTGCTGTACGGTGAGTGACCCTCGGTGCTGTACGGTGAGTGACCCTCGGTGCTGTACGGTGAGTGACCCTCGGTGCTGTACGGTGCGTGACGCTCGGTGCTGTACGGTGCGTGACGCTCGGTGCTGTACGGTGCGTGACGCTCGGTGCTGTACGGTGCGTGACCCTCGGTGCTGTACGGTGCGTGACGCTCGGTGCTGTATGGTGCGTGATGCTCGGTGCTGTACAATGCGTGATGAACAAGGCGTGATGCTCGGTGCATGGCGTGCTGTGTGTGATCTAAGATGCATGATGCGCGATGTACGTTATGACGTCTGCTTTACCTGAGCTCTCAGAGGGACAGAGCACAGCCTCTAGCTGCAGGAAGAGCTGCGTGATGTTACTGATCTGTCTGTTAATGTGGACGTCTTTCACCCAGGCgggactgagacacacactgcagcCATCTCCCACATGAGGACCTGCACACGACCtggagcaacacacacacagatgcagacacacgcacgcaggcgcacacacacacacacacacacacacacgtgactaactgacagacacagagacacacaataTTGTGACATGGTGTGGACTCAGCTTTTACCCAAAGTGAGTTAAAGTTGAGACAGGACACGGCTGAGCACTTTGGGTAAAAGCATCCcccaaataaacaaatacaaagacagacagacagaaagacagaaatacagacagaaagacttTGTCCTTAATTAACCCACCTGCACAGCACATGCTCACAGATTCCCAGACACACCGGCTCACTCAGGATGTTCGAGCTGCAAGAAACAAAGTTAGAgctcatgaaataaaatatatttccttCCCTAATATTTCAGCTTACATGCAAAATCTACAGTAAACATAAACAATTCCATTTCTGTACACGTTAAAAAAGCTAAATCTGGTGAAACTGTTCTGACATATTttagttacttcctgtttacttttattttgtttaagacatttaaaacacttaattaataaatattaataaagaaaacatacagaCACAGCTCACATGTTCACGATTACAGGGTTCACGGTATATTTTATAATCTAAAACATAGGAATCTTTAAAAGTTTAGattttttacagcatttttatccagtttacatttccaaacactGACAATGAAAAATATTCCCTTGTCTCTGGATGTTTTTAAGTAAAGTTTTGAAGTCAAATGTTCTGCTCTACATCTAAAAATGTGGAAAGATTATAATTAGAAGGacaaatattatgaaataaaagttacatatataaatataaacatttaaagtatttaatCGGATTAatataatggaaataaataaataaatagtcctAATTTATGACCTCATATGATGATAATAAACCATTTCTTTTTATCtgctacattaaaaatacaatttataactaatataaattcataaatactcaattaaatgtaaaatcttCATTTTCCATAAAACTCTCAGCAC includes these proteins:
- the bard1 gene encoding BRCA1-associated RING domain protein 1, whose product is MASDPETEPDKGMWVKTREAMAHFRKLLLCSKCSNILSEPVCLGICEHVLCRSCAGPHVGDGCSVCLSPAWVKDVHINRQISNITQLFLQLEAVLCPSESSEPPADSSAPSTEPAILTKKKNFKIWFSPKSRKVRCRVENPSDSNPSAPERSDSSVLSVFNFTSSSQDSGSSTPPRARGGTERKEKKKKKKERKKRKSMVRKQVRGSRVQSKEKKMRLEAVNQQWGIGKDGTVENEEDSANQNEARSGKRVSFQCPRAEQDVEVPQDEKIVLSPTRRRSILKDGTEKTPDQALSEIQQHSSPKRSRPQGGSPQSTPKRPRLSPGQRVRRRRRSGPSPDTSPYSSIPERSVEERKGKETPGSSPATGRSQTSPAYMKRNHKGETRLHLAAIKGDVELTRSLLEQGADPNLKDHAGWTPLHEACNLGHVGVVEVLLQQGALINTPGYENDSPLHDAVRNGHAAVAKLLLEHGASTTVLNTFGLRPVDYAETPEMREVLSLVPEAPHLGTTPVSSPANLSKSPALMRKDVQATLIGSKLTAAQQNQLTKAARVLGGKRVETFSSAVTHVVVPDGAMPSTLTVLQGILNGCWVLTFTWLAECLQQGRWLEESEFEAGEGPQRARVNRVSLLPPLFNGCFFYLLGSFHKPPRDELVRLVRAGGGQLLSRQPKADSDVTQTVMAAAYHAQPDSDQAFCTHYVLYDSQSSSRPGPVRLGKVWSAPSSWLLDCIRAFSLLPVPEL